One window of the Esox lucius isolate fEsoLuc1 chromosome 8, fEsoLuc1.pri, whole genome shotgun sequence genome contains the following:
- the il23r gene encoding interleukin-23 receptor isoform X2 codes for MRLVRTFWRTAIAFLLNCIIKCSFQGPVSSSGPAMGIICQGFVSVEPGPLFTMGSNLTVYCTTTMPHCNSRLFIELNGQEQIPVERLNCSTVRLRLTNLREPNSVLICKLERDGRFKTICGLDLHSGYPPDEPNNIACEAPRDSEEIHCNWSSGRETYLVTNYTFSLSRENKTQVFQRGIRRTGGFSFPRSELNEKEQHQLRLRAHNILGESFSQPFIFSVKDIVTPDTPYIVKLEFGNSSSLAVLHWNCSESPELLKHQVEQYMDLGRGLVKVEGLQPLTHYDFQIRVCFSEQRSKSAPDLDTMLRPSSTHGPTPVLTPYSTHRPLCSKWSPSAQDTSPGMAPTRELDVWRVLGVPQADGVQNVTVLWKPLSPDDYSGQVLRYELFYPHEGQRQEVSCPADVIQYSIQLTPEVQVLFVRAVTSFGTSPPAALHLTHTSVSGPVLRCLGPAVGEGGDTVALSWLWDGSSGPGAETDAEAGPGVLLGFVVEWISGSLELGWQRVAVDRNSTLITGLRPGVRYNVSLYAETTWGLSRPSCGLVYSREEKPEAAPKVSILAHESGRVLIQWEELPMDEQRGFITHYNIYVKELASDAHQNFRVTVPASEPSQRWLDYLSEGIVSIQVTASTAAGEGPQGEGLLSQPIGTAVGLVAGVAFVATVVMVIIVNLMCWSCVRKRVKQTCISLGPIWLSENLPKLGNSNAIRLLKQGNPVRQTWSWMFTLSDPPLSQIEEVTPGEKDEPYPIIHTGRLQTGKGEPDTEGMTQTQWTASHIGYKPQTTTEPGQDMEEVEDITGHIPICERTGRCPEESHGLLEPWFPDVIVDLPGISSRLDSSSIWELTPQCTTQTLSLFSGDLWLEEKGLEVGLGYLDSPQGQTVNPEDTICFLAMPMTTDYFPQTANFTT; via the exons ATGAGGCTCGTCAGAACATTTTGGAGGACTGCCATCGCTTTTCTCCTCAATTGCATCATCAAAT GCTCTTTCCAGGGTCCAGTCAGCTCCTCAGGTCCAGCCATGGGTATCATCTGTCAGGGGTTTGTGTCTGTTGAACCTGGACCCCTCTTTACCATGGGCTCCAATCTGACGGTCTACTGCACAACCACAATGCCCCATTGTAACTCCAG GCTATTTATAGAGCTGAATGGTCAGGAGCAGATTCCAGTAGAGAGGTTGAACTGTTCTACTGTCCGACTGAGACTGACTAACCTCCGCGAACCAAACTCTGTTTTGATCTGTAAACTGGAGAGGGATGGACGTTTCAAGACCATCTGTGGACTGGATTTACATAGTGGAT ACCCTCCGGATGAGCCCAATAATATTGCCTGTGAGGCTCCCAGGGACTCAGAGGAGATCCACTGCAACTGGAGCAGTGGACGTGAAACATACTTGGTCACAAACTACACATTCTCACTCTCGCG TGAGAACAAAACCCAGGTGTTTCAGCGTGGGATACGGAGAACTGGTGGGTTCAGTTTCCCACGGTCTGAGTTGAATGAGAAGGAACAGCACCAGCTGCGGTTAAGGGCTCACAACATACTTGGAGAATCATTTTCTCAACCTTTCATCTTCTCTGTCAAAGACATAG TGACTCCAGACACCCCGTACATCGTGAAACTGGAGTTCGGGAATAGCTCCAGTTTAGCTGTATTGCACTGGAACTGCTCAGAATCCCCTGAACTTTTAAAACACCAA GTGGAGCAATACATGGATCTGGGCCGGGGCCTGGTCAAGGTGGAGGGCCTGCAGCCCCTGACTCACTATGACTTCCAGATCAGAGTTTGTTTTTCTGAACAGAGGTCCAAGTCTGCACCCGACCTCGACACCATGCTCAGGCCCAGCTCAACACATGGACCTACCCCAGTACTCACCCCCTACTCCACCCACAGGCCGCTTTGCAGTAAATGGAGCCCATCAGCTCAGGATACTAGCCCAGGGATGG ccCCCACCAGAGAGCTGGACGTCTGGAGGGTGTTGGGTGTCCCTCAGGCTGATGGGGTTCAGAACGTGACAGTACTGTGGAAG CCCCTCTCTCCAGATGACTATAGCGGTCAGGTGTTGCGGTATGAGCTGTTCTATCCGCATGAGGGTCAGAGACAGGAGGTCTCATGTCCGGCTGATGTCATCCAATATTCAATTCAATTGACACCTGAGGTTCAGGTGTTGTTTGTCAGGGCTGTCACCTCTTTCGGAACATCTCCACCGGCCGCCCTCCACCTCACACACACGA GTGTGTCTGGACCTGTCCTAAGATGTCTTGGACCTGCagtgggagaaggaggagatACAGTTGCCCTGTCCTGGTTGTGGGATGGATCTAGTGGGCCTGGGGCAGAGACAGATGCAGAGGCAGGGCCAGGGGTACTGTTGGGGTTTGTGGTGGAATGGATTAGTGGATCTCTAGAACTGGGCTGGCAGAGAGTGGCTGTGGATAGAAACAGCACTCTTATTACAG gtctGAGGCCAGGAGTGAGGtataatgtttcactttatgctGAGACTACCTGGGGGTTGTCCCGCCCCTCATGTGGCTTGGTCTATTCCAGAGAAGAGA AACCAGAAGCTGCACCGAAGGTGTCTATATTAGCCCATGAATCTGGACGGGTTCTTATCCAATGGGAGGAGTTACCCATGGACGAACAGAGGGGCTTTATAACACACTACAACATCTATGTTAAGGAACTGGCTTCTGATGCGCACCAGAATTTCAGGG TGACTGTACCAGCGTCAGAGCCCAGTCAGAGATGGCTGGACTATCTATCTGAGGGGATTGTTTCAATCCAGGTTACTGCTTCCACAGCGGCAGGGGAAGGACCACAAGGGGAGGGGCTTCTCTCGCAGCCTATTGGCACTGCAG TTGGATTGGTGGCTGGTGTGGCTTTCGTGGCAACTGTTGTCATGGTGATAATAGTGAACCTGatgtgttggagctgtgtgagGAAAAG GGTCAAACAAACATGCATATCTTTGGGCCCTATCTGGCTGTCTGAGAACCTCCCGAAACTTGGAAACAGCAATGCTATCAGACTGCTTAAG CAGGGGAACCCAGTGCGCCAAACCTGGTCCTGGATGTTCACCCTCAGTGACCCACCGCTGTCTCAGATCGAAGAGGTCACACCAGGGGAGAAGGACGAACCCTACCCCATCATCCACACTGGGAGGCTCCAGACTGGGAAGGGGGAGCCTGACACAGAGGGGATGACACAGACCCAATGGACAGCATCACACATTGGATACAAACCACAGACTACAACTGAACCTGGACAAGACATGGAAGAGGTGGAAGACATCACAGGGCATATTCCCATCTGTGAGAGGACAGGCAGGTGCCCAGAGGAGTCCCATGGACTGCTAGAACCCTGGTTCCCTGATGTAATAGTGGACCTACCTGGCATTTCCTCTAGACTGGATTCCAGTTCCATTTGGGAGCTCACCCCCCAATGCACTACCCAGACATTAAGCCTCTTCTCTGGGGATCTATGGCTGGAGGAGAAGGGTTTGGAAGTGGGCCTTGGCTATCTGGACTCACCTCAGGGACAGACAGTGAATCCAGAGGACACGATCTGCTTTCTGGCTATGCCAATGACCACTGATTACTTTCCTCAGACCGCCAACTTCACCACTTAA
- the il23r gene encoding interleukin-23 receptor isoform X1 yields the protein MRLVRTFWRTAIAFLLNCIIKCSFQGPVSSSGPAMGIICQGFVSVEPGPLFTMGSNLTVYCTTTMPHCNSRLFIELNGQEQIPVERLNCSTVRLRLTNLREPNSVLICKLERDGRFKTICGLDLHSGYPPDEPNNIACEAPRDSEEIHCNWSSGRETYLVTNYTFSLSRENKTQVFQRGIRRTGGFSFPRSELNEKEQHQLRLRAHNILGESFSQPFIFSVKDIVTPDTPYIVKLEFGNSSSLAVLHWNCSESPELLKHQVRLRTGNGSWVEQYMDLGRGLVKVEGLQPLTHYDFQIRVCFSEQRSKSAPDLDTMLRPSSTHGPTPVLTPYSTHRPLCSKWSPSAQDTSPGMAPTRELDVWRVLGVPQADGVQNVTVLWKPLSPDDYSGQVLRYELFYPHEGQRQEVSCPADVIQYSIQLTPEVQVLFVRAVTSFGTSPPAALHLTHTSVSGPVLRCLGPAVGEGGDTVALSWLWDGSSGPGAETDAEAGPGVLLGFVVEWISGSLELGWQRVAVDRNSTLITGLRPGVRYNVSLYAETTWGLSRPSCGLVYSREEKPEAAPKVSILAHESGRVLIQWEELPMDEQRGFITHYNIYVKELASDAHQNFRVTVPASEPSQRWLDYLSEGIVSIQVTASTAAGEGPQGEGLLSQPIGTAVGLVAGVAFVATVVMVIIVNLMCWSCVRKRVKQTCISLGPIWLSENLPKLGNSNAIRLLKQGNPVRQTWSWMFTLSDPPLSQIEEVTPGEKDEPYPIIHTGRLQTGKGEPDTEGMTQTQWTASHIGYKPQTTTEPGQDMEEVEDITGHIPICERTGRCPEESHGLLEPWFPDVIVDLPGISSRLDSSSIWELTPQCTTQTLSLFSGDLWLEEKGLEVGLGYLDSPQGQTVNPEDTICFLAMPMTTDYFPQTANFTT from the exons ATGAGGCTCGTCAGAACATTTTGGAGGACTGCCATCGCTTTTCTCCTCAATTGCATCATCAAAT GCTCTTTCCAGGGTCCAGTCAGCTCCTCAGGTCCAGCCATGGGTATCATCTGTCAGGGGTTTGTGTCTGTTGAACCTGGACCCCTCTTTACCATGGGCTCCAATCTGACGGTCTACTGCACAACCACAATGCCCCATTGTAACTCCAG GCTATTTATAGAGCTGAATGGTCAGGAGCAGATTCCAGTAGAGAGGTTGAACTGTTCTACTGTCCGACTGAGACTGACTAACCTCCGCGAACCAAACTCTGTTTTGATCTGTAAACTGGAGAGGGATGGACGTTTCAAGACCATCTGTGGACTGGATTTACATAGTGGAT ACCCTCCGGATGAGCCCAATAATATTGCCTGTGAGGCTCCCAGGGACTCAGAGGAGATCCACTGCAACTGGAGCAGTGGACGTGAAACATACTTGGTCACAAACTACACATTCTCACTCTCGCG TGAGAACAAAACCCAGGTGTTTCAGCGTGGGATACGGAGAACTGGTGGGTTCAGTTTCCCACGGTCTGAGTTGAATGAGAAGGAACAGCACCAGCTGCGGTTAAGGGCTCACAACATACTTGGAGAATCATTTTCTCAACCTTTCATCTTCTCTGTCAAAGACATAG TGACTCCAGACACCCCGTACATCGTGAAACTGGAGTTCGGGAATAGCTCCAGTTTAGCTGTATTGCACTGGAACTGCTCAGAATCCCCTGAACTTTTAAAACACCAAGTAAGGCTCAGAACAGGCAATGGCTCCTGG GTGGAGCAATACATGGATCTGGGCCGGGGCCTGGTCAAGGTGGAGGGCCTGCAGCCCCTGACTCACTATGACTTCCAGATCAGAGTTTGTTTTTCTGAACAGAGGTCCAAGTCTGCACCCGACCTCGACACCATGCTCAGGCCCAGCTCAACACATGGACCTACCCCAGTACTCACCCCCTACTCCACCCACAGGCCGCTTTGCAGTAAATGGAGCCCATCAGCTCAGGATACTAGCCCAGGGATGG ccCCCACCAGAGAGCTGGACGTCTGGAGGGTGTTGGGTGTCCCTCAGGCTGATGGGGTTCAGAACGTGACAGTACTGTGGAAG CCCCTCTCTCCAGATGACTATAGCGGTCAGGTGTTGCGGTATGAGCTGTTCTATCCGCATGAGGGTCAGAGACAGGAGGTCTCATGTCCGGCTGATGTCATCCAATATTCAATTCAATTGACACCTGAGGTTCAGGTGTTGTTTGTCAGGGCTGTCACCTCTTTCGGAACATCTCCACCGGCCGCCCTCCACCTCACACACACGA GTGTGTCTGGACCTGTCCTAAGATGTCTTGGACCTGCagtgggagaaggaggagatACAGTTGCCCTGTCCTGGTTGTGGGATGGATCTAGTGGGCCTGGGGCAGAGACAGATGCAGAGGCAGGGCCAGGGGTACTGTTGGGGTTTGTGGTGGAATGGATTAGTGGATCTCTAGAACTGGGCTGGCAGAGAGTGGCTGTGGATAGAAACAGCACTCTTATTACAG gtctGAGGCCAGGAGTGAGGtataatgtttcactttatgctGAGACTACCTGGGGGTTGTCCCGCCCCTCATGTGGCTTGGTCTATTCCAGAGAAGAGA AACCAGAAGCTGCACCGAAGGTGTCTATATTAGCCCATGAATCTGGACGGGTTCTTATCCAATGGGAGGAGTTACCCATGGACGAACAGAGGGGCTTTATAACACACTACAACATCTATGTTAAGGAACTGGCTTCTGATGCGCACCAGAATTTCAGGG TGACTGTACCAGCGTCAGAGCCCAGTCAGAGATGGCTGGACTATCTATCTGAGGGGATTGTTTCAATCCAGGTTACTGCTTCCACAGCGGCAGGGGAAGGACCACAAGGGGAGGGGCTTCTCTCGCAGCCTATTGGCACTGCAG TTGGATTGGTGGCTGGTGTGGCTTTCGTGGCAACTGTTGTCATGGTGATAATAGTGAACCTGatgtgttggagctgtgtgagGAAAAG GGTCAAACAAACATGCATATCTTTGGGCCCTATCTGGCTGTCTGAGAACCTCCCGAAACTTGGAAACAGCAATGCTATCAGACTGCTTAAG CAGGGGAACCCAGTGCGCCAAACCTGGTCCTGGATGTTCACCCTCAGTGACCCACCGCTGTCTCAGATCGAAGAGGTCACACCAGGGGAGAAGGACGAACCCTACCCCATCATCCACACTGGGAGGCTCCAGACTGGGAAGGGGGAGCCTGACACAGAGGGGATGACACAGACCCAATGGACAGCATCACACATTGGATACAAACCACAGACTACAACTGAACCTGGACAAGACATGGAAGAGGTGGAAGACATCACAGGGCATATTCCCATCTGTGAGAGGACAGGCAGGTGCCCAGAGGAGTCCCATGGACTGCTAGAACCCTGGTTCCCTGATGTAATAGTGGACCTACCTGGCATTTCCTCTAGACTGGATTCCAGTTCCATTTGGGAGCTCACCCCCCAATGCACTACCCAGACATTAAGCCTCTTCTCTGGGGATCTATGGCTGGAGGAGAAGGGTTTGGAAGTGGGCCTTGGCTATCTGGACTCACCTCAGGGACAGACAGTGAATCCAGAGGACACGATCTGCTTTCTGGCTATGCCAATGACCACTGATTACTTTCCTCAGACCGCCAACTTCACCACTTAA